A genome region from Schlesneria paludicola DSM 18645 includes the following:
- a CDS encoding ABC transporter substrate-binding protein: MMAGRFFHSFALIFLLCASLCCSNGCESKRVDAPVAADASWDQILTQARGQTVRLSMWDGDPMINAYMRDYVIPELKQQFDVTLKLIGGQGQNIVSKLLVDKEAERVQGDIDLMWINGETFYQLRKMDGLYGPFTDRLPNNRSIDWNNPFVAIDFQHVVEGFECPWGNVQLALIYNRSTVGEPPLTIDALASWIKSHPGRFTFDNSFTGMTFLKSLLYQFAGGPQSLNGPFNEEVYASSSRKLWDWLIDVKPFLWREGQTYPESVSQLHQLFSNSEVDFTMSNNDGEVDNKVLQGVLPETARAYVLDSGTIRNSHYLGIPFNAANIAGTLVVANFMISPDAQLRKALPAVWGDGTVLSIELLPAEWKEKFEHIDGRTRVAPRSELEQKALLEPASEVMVRLHADFRREIIENGN; encoded by the coding sequence ATGATGGCTGGCCGTTTCTTTCATTCATTCGCGTTGATCTTTCTTTTGTGCGCGAGTCTGTGCTGTTCGAATGGTTGCGAATCGAAGCGTGTGGATGCTCCGGTCGCTGCTGATGCGAGCTGGGACCAGATTTTAACGCAAGCACGTGGTCAAACCGTCCGACTGTCGATGTGGGACGGCGATCCGATGATCAATGCCTACATGCGGGATTACGTCATTCCCGAGTTAAAACAACAGTTTGATGTCACCCTGAAGCTGATCGGCGGGCAGGGGCAGAATATCGTCAGCAAATTGCTGGTCGACAAAGAAGCGGAGCGCGTGCAGGGTGACATTGATCTGATGTGGATCAATGGTGAAACATTCTATCAATTGCGGAAGATGGACGGGCTGTACGGGCCATTCACGGATCGATTGCCCAACAACCGCTCTATCGACTGGAACAATCCGTTCGTCGCGATCGATTTTCAACACGTTGTCGAAGGGTTTGAATGTCCCTGGGGGAACGTCCAACTGGCATTGATCTACAATCGTAGCACCGTCGGTGAACCGCCGCTCACGATCGATGCGCTGGCGTCCTGGATCAAATCGCATCCCGGTCGATTCACCTTTGACAACAGTTTTACGGGAATGACGTTCCTCAAGTCGCTACTCTATCAGTTCGCAGGTGGGCCGCAGTCGCTCAACGGTCCGTTCAATGAAGAGGTTTACGCGTCGTCGTCGCGGAAATTGTGGGACTGGCTGATCGACGTCAAACCATTCCTGTGGCGCGAGGGCCAAACATACCCTGAAAGCGTCTCGCAACTGCATCAGCTATTCAGCAACAGTGAAGTCGACTTCACGATGAGCAACAATGATGGAGAAGTAGACAATAAGGTTCTTCAAGGCGTGCTGCCCGAGACCGCGCGGGCGTATGTTCTGGATTCGGGCACGATTCGCAATTCGCATTACTTGGGGATTCCGTTCAACGCCGCGAATATTGCAGGTACGCTCGTGGTGGCCAACTTTATGATTTCCCCGGACGCGCAACTGCGAAAGGCATTGCCGGCCGTCTGGGGTGATGGCACCGTGCTTTCCATCGAACTTTTGCCCGCCGAATGGAAAGAGAAGTTCGAGCATATTGATGGCCGAACCCGAGTGGCACCACGAAGCGAGCTCGAACAGAAAGCTCTGCTCGAACCGGCGTCCGAGGTGATGGTTCGTTTGCACGCTGATTTTCGCCGCGAGATCATCGAAAATGGCAACTAG
- a CDS encoding CDP-alcohol phosphatidyltransferase family protein has protein sequence MLDRPVRRLIDPWLDLLAGMLAAARIPADAITVIGFVLGMLGCLAIASNQPLVGLGLILANRLADGLDGMVARRNGSSDVGGFLDFVLDILFYGGVPFSFAVADPALLLPACFLIYSFMGTTGSFLTYAVISAKRGVTSDAEKKKSFFYSIGLMEGTETVIFFVLFCVLPTHFAVLAWTFGVLCWLTILIRIVTGVLVFRGTP, from the coding sequence ATGCTGGATCGTCCCGTTCGCCGGTTGATCGATCCCTGGTTGGATCTGCTGGCGGGAATGCTCGCCGCCGCCCGGATTCCCGCCGATGCGATCACCGTCATTGGTTTTGTGCTTGGCATGTTGGGATGCTTGGCGATTGCATCGAACCAGCCTCTCGTGGGGTTAGGGCTGATTCTTGCCAACCGTCTGGCAGACGGATTGGACGGGATGGTCGCCCGTCGCAATGGATCGTCTGACGTCGGCGGATTTCTTGATTTCGTGCTTGATATTTTGTTCTACGGAGGCGTTCCGTTTAGTTTTGCAGTGGCCGATCCGGCATTGCTGCTGCCCGCATGTTTCCTGATCTATAGCTTTATGGGAACAACCGGTTCGTTTCTGACGTATGCCGTGATTTCCGCCAAGCGCGGTGTGACCAGTGATGCCGAAAAGAAAAAATCGTTCTTCTATTCGATCGGCCTCATGGAAGGGACCGAGACGGTCATCTTCTTCGTTCTGTTCTGTGTGCTCCCGACGCATTTTGCGGTGCTAGCCTGGACCTTCGGCGTCCTTTGCTGGCTCACGATTCTGATTCGAATCGTGACGGGTGTTCTGGTTTTTCGAGGTACGCCATGA
- a CDS encoding ArsI/CadI family heavy metal resistance metalloenzyme: MTVQTCDTTILNRTPVEAISQVKFHASLNVSDLNRSVPFYAALFGESPVKWYEDYAKFELNEPPLVLSLKPKRACTGGPLNHLGLRLTSLENLEAVLARMKSVNARIGRQDDVQCCYAHQSKLWITDPDGTLWEVYVFHNDVPDWGEKHNKVKLWSAPLKAFGIRGMLSRWWNNAFGPKHLSDQSAVEFESPIPADTCQVPSPTANS, from the coding sequence ATGACCGTTCAGACTTGTGATACGACGATCTTGAATCGAACTCCAGTCGAGGCGATTTCGCAGGTCAAGTTTCATGCGAGCCTGAATGTTTCGGATCTTAATCGTTCCGTTCCGTTTTATGCGGCATTGTTTGGTGAGTCGCCCGTCAAATGGTATGAGGACTACGCTAAGTTTGAGCTTAACGAACCACCACTCGTGCTTTCATTGAAGCCCAAACGGGCCTGTACGGGCGGGCCTCTCAATCATCTTGGGCTGCGGCTGACGTCGCTCGAAAATCTTGAAGCAGTGCTTGCCCGCATGAAGTCGGTCAACGCGAGAATTGGTCGGCAAGATGATGTGCAGTGCTGTTATGCGCATCAGTCGAAGCTCTGGATCACCGATCCCGATGGAACATTGTGGGAAGTCTATGTTTTCCACAACGACGTTCCAGATTGGGGCGAAAAGCACAACAAAGTCAAACTCTGGTCTGCGCCGCTGAAGGCGTTCGGCATTCGTGGAATGCTCAGTCGATGGTGGAACAACGCGTTTGGTCCCAAACATCTGTCGGATCAAAGTGCGGTCGAATTCGAATCACCCATTCCTGCAGACACTTGCCAGGTTCCGTCGCCTACTGCGAATTCCTGA
- a CDS encoding DUF1559 family PulG-like putative transporter — protein sequence MIRRSSCQVSAIEHPRRAGFTLIELLVVIAIIAVLIALLLPAVQQARQAAYRTQSRNNLHNLALAAFNFEQTFGHLPTGGGYDSPTHTVPSVSQVNGAVTTMPLVTTTAPTFSYSPSWGDPSDEPKYQLGSAFYSLLPYLEQTALFNDPLKCMSTALPVFSMPSRRSGAFPIPATDPFYPGWSYSAPGVTAAARSDYAANDQVFKTTYGSNWGKPLFLREITDGTSNTVMFGEKAMAARGWQGNGFYWDEPWILGGTGGSGRCGNEMYSDGVLNSFPNKASDITVIVPANSGCGGGNWGSPDPGACQLAFSDGSVRTLSYSMSTTVLAYMIQPADGQVISE from the coding sequence ATGATTCGTAGATCATCCTGTCAGGTGTCCGCGATTGAACATCCGCGTCGTGCGGGCTTCACGCTCATCGAACTGCTGGTCGTCATTGCCATTATCGCAGTTCTCATCGCATTGTTGCTGCCGGCCGTCCAGCAGGCACGACAAGCGGCATATCGAACGCAATCACGAAACAATCTTCATAATCTCGCCTTGGCGGCCTTTAACTTCGAACAGACTTTCGGCCATCTTCCCACCGGCGGCGGTTACGATAGCCCGACGCATACAGTTCCAAGTGTCTCGCAGGTCAACGGTGCCGTGACGACGATGCCGCTGGTAACAACGACGGCCCCTACCTTCAGCTACAGTCCAAGCTGGGGTGACCCATCCGATGAGCCAAAGTATCAACTTGGTTCGGCGTTCTACTCACTGTTACCGTACCTCGAACAAACTGCCTTATTCAACGATCCGTTGAAATGTATGTCGACAGCGTTGCCCGTCTTTAGCATGCCATCACGCCGATCGGGTGCTTTTCCCATCCCAGCCACAGATCCTTTTTACCCTGGTTGGAGCTATTCAGCTCCAGGTGTGACGGCGGCTGCACGATCGGATTACGCGGCCAACGATCAGGTGTTCAAGACCACCTACGGATCCAACTGGGGAAAACCGCTCTTCCTTCGAGAGATCACGGATGGAACGTCGAATACGGTGATGTTCGGAGAGAAGGCGATGGCCGCTCGGGGATGGCAAGGGAACGGCTTTTATTGGGACGAGCCTTGGATTCTTGGTGGAACCGGAGGATCGGGCCGTTGCGGCAATGAAATGTATTCGGACGGTGTTCTGAATTCGTTCCCGAACAAGGCATCAGATATCACCGTCATTGTTCCCGCGAATAGCGGGTGCGGTGGAGGAAATTGGGGCTCTCCAGATCCGGGTGCTTGCCAACTTGCATTCAGTGATGGCAGCGTAAGAACGTTGAGCTATTCGATGAGCACGACCGTTCTGGCCTACATGATTCAACCGGCTGATGGTCAAGTCATTTCTGAGTGA